Proteins encoded together in one Oncorhynchus mykiss isolate Arlee chromosome 7, USDA_OmykA_1.1, whole genome shotgun sequence window:
- the stl3 gene encoding rhamnose binding lectin STL3 precursor (The RefSeq protein has 3 substitutions compared to this genomic sequence), protein MCILRLTVVTLLATACCTLTDGAISITCEGSDALLQCDGGKIHIKRANYGRRQHDVCSIGRPDHQLTDTNCLSQSSTSKMAERCGGKSECIVPASNFVFGDPCVGTYKYLDTKYSCVQQHETISSIICEGSDSQLLCDRGEIRIRLANYGRRQHDVCSIGRPHKQLKNTNCLSQSTTSKMAERCDGKRQCIVKVSNSVFGDPCVGTYKYLDVAYTCD, encoded by the exons ATGTGCATTTTGAGACTGACGGTGGTCACAT TGCTGGCTACAGCTTGCTGCACACTAACAGATggag CAATCAGCATCACGTGTGAAGGCTCTGATGCTTTACTGCAATGTG ATGGAGGTAAGATCCATATCAAGCGTGCGAACTACGGTCGTCGTCAACACGATGTGTGTTCTATTGGGCGCCCTGATCACCAACTCACCGACACCAACTGCCTCAGCCAATCCTCCACCAGCAAGATGGCAGAAAG ATGCGGTGGGAAGAGCGAGTGTATTGTCCCTGCATCCAATTTCGTTTTTGGAGACCCCTGTGTCGGGACTTATAAGTACCTGGACACCAAATACTCCTGTGTCCAACAGCATGAAACAA TAAGCAGCATCATATGTGAAGGCTCTGATTCTCAACTACTATGTG ATCGAGGTGAGATCCGTATTCAGCGTGCCAACTATGGTCGTCGTCAACACGATGTGTGTTCCATTGGGCGCCCACATAAACAACTCAAAAACACCAACTGCCTCAGCCAATCCACCACCAGCATAATGGCAGAAAG GTGTGATGGAAAGCGCCAGTGTATCGTCAAGGTATCCAACTCTGTGTTCGGTGACCCCTGTGTCGGAACCTATAAGTACTTGGATGTGGCTTACACCTGTGACTGA